From Streptomyces zhihengii, the proteins below share one genomic window:
- a CDS encoding NAD(P)/FAD-dependent oxidoreductase codes for MNTVNGGISFWYAQDGTPAPREPLPGDTSADVCIVGGGYTGLWTAYYLKKAVPFLNITVLEARFCGYGASGRNGGWLYNGIAGRDRYAKLHGHEAAVRLQQAMNDTVGEVVRVADAEGIDADIHRGGVLEIAQTPAQLARLKAFHAVEIAFGEKERRLLGARETAERIRVTGAVASSWTPHGARLHPAKLVKGLAAAVEALGVTVHESTPVTEIRPKHAVTPYGTVRAPYVLRCTEGFTASLKGHRRTWLPMNSSMIVTEPLPESVWAEIGWEGREALGDMAHAYMYAQRTADDRIAVGGRGVPYRYGSRTDNDGRTHPATVAELREILVRFFPRLAGTAVDHAWSGVLGVPRDWCATVTLDRSTGLGWAGGYVGSGVATANLAARTLRDLIQQDSGQSGPTDLTALPWVGHKVRTWEPEPLRWLGVRTLYTAYRHADHRESTTHTPTTPRLATWADRISGRH; via the coding sequence ATGAACACCGTCAACGGCGGCATATCGTTCTGGTACGCGCAGGACGGCACACCCGCTCCCCGCGAACCCCTCCCCGGCGACACCTCGGCGGACGTCTGCATCGTCGGCGGCGGATACACGGGCCTGTGGACGGCGTACTACCTGAAGAAGGCCGTCCCCTTCCTCAACATCACCGTCCTCGAAGCCCGGTTCTGCGGGTACGGCGCCTCCGGCCGCAACGGCGGCTGGCTCTACAACGGCATCGCCGGGCGCGACCGCTACGCCAAGCTGCACGGCCACGAGGCGGCGGTCCGCCTCCAGCAGGCCATGAACGACACCGTCGGCGAGGTCGTCCGCGTCGCCGACGCCGAGGGCATCGACGCCGACATCCACCGGGGCGGCGTCCTGGAGATCGCACAGACCCCGGCCCAGCTCGCCCGCCTCAAGGCCTTCCACGCGGTGGAGATCGCCTTCGGGGAGAAGGAACGCCGGCTCCTCGGCGCCCGCGAGACCGCCGAGCGCATCCGCGTCACCGGCGCGGTGGCGTCGAGCTGGACCCCGCACGGCGCCCGGCTGCACCCCGCCAAACTCGTCAAGGGCCTCGCGGCGGCCGTCGAGGCGCTCGGCGTCACGGTCCACGAGTCCACGCCGGTCACCGAGATCCGCCCGAAGCACGCCGTCACCCCGTACGGCACCGTCCGCGCGCCCTACGTCCTGCGCTGCACCGAGGGGTTCACCGCCTCCCTCAAGGGCCACCGCCGCACCTGGCTCCCCATGAACTCCTCCATGATCGTCACCGAGCCGCTGCCCGAGTCCGTGTGGGCGGAGATCGGCTGGGAGGGCCGCGAGGCCCTCGGCGACATGGCCCACGCCTACATGTACGCCCAGCGCACCGCGGACGACCGCATCGCCGTCGGCGGCCGGGGCGTCCCCTACCGCTACGGCTCCCGCACCGACAACGACGGCCGCACCCACCCGGCGACCGTCGCCGAACTGCGCGAGATCCTCGTCCGTTTCTTCCCCCGCCTCGCCGGCACGGCCGTCGACCACGCCTGGTCGGGCGTCCTCGGCGTCCCCCGCGACTGGTGCGCCACCGTCACCCTGGACCGCTCCACCGGCCTCGGCTGGGCCGGCGGCTACGTCGGCTCCGGCGTCGCCACGGCCAACCTCGCCGCCCGCACCCTGCGCGACCTCATCCAGCAGGACTCAGGCCAGTCCGGCCCCACCGACCTCACCGCCCTCCCCTGGGTCGGCCACAAGGTCCGCACCTGGGAACCCGAACCCCTGCGCTGGCTCGGCGTCCGCACCCTCTACACCGCCTACCGCCACGCCGACCACCGCGAATCCACCACCCACACCCCGACCACCCCGCGCCTCGCGACCTGGGCCGACCGCATCTCGGGACGCCACTGA